TTTAGTCAGTTTAAAAGTGGTAGGTACCGGCCCCTCACCAGCTTCCTGTGCGTACAGGTGCCAGTTGCTCTCTACTGTAGCTGTCATATGCAGTTCATAGGTAGTTGCGTCGATCTTCTTAGCGGTAAAATCCCATTTTACCGGGTTTTCTATCTGTGCACTTGCCAGTAGCGGCAGCGCAAACAGAATAACTGCTGTCAATAATTTTCTCATACTTAGATTTGTTTTTTTAACTGGTTGGTTGGCTTAATTAAAAATTAGGCGTGCTCTCCACGCTTATACTAGTTGTTATTGATAAGGCTCTGGAAAATCAGCTGGCCATCTGTATTACCCAGTACGGCGTTCGTCGCACGCTCAGGGTGTGGCATCAAACCAAATACATTGCGCTGTTTGTTACAGATGCCGGCAATATTACGGGCCGCCCCGTTAGGATTAGCGTCTTCAACAATATTACCGAATTCATCACAATAACGGAACAATACCTGGTTATTGGCAAAAAGACTTTCCAGTGTAGCTTCGTCGGCATAATAACGACCTTCTCCGTGTGCGACAGGGATCATTAAAGCGCGGCCAGCCACATCTTTAGTGAGCGATGCAGATGTATTTTCACTTTTCAGGTATACGTTCTTACATACAAACTGCTGATGTCCGTTCTGCAATAAGGCACCTGGCAATAAACCCGCCTCACACAGGATCTGGAAACCATTACATACTCCTATTACACGACCACCTTTACCGGCAAATTCTATCACACTCCGCATCATCGGACTAAAGCGTGCGATAGCACCGGTACGCAGATAGTCTCCGTAAGAAAAGCCACCCGGCAACACAATACAGTCTTCCGTACTGAACTGGCTAAGGTCTTCGTCCTTATGCCACAACTCTATGACCTCCTGTCCGAGATCGTTGCGCAGGGCGTCGATCACGTCATGATCACAGTTTGAGCCAGGAAAGGTGACAACACCAAATTTCATGTTTAACTTATTGAATGTTACGGTCTAAAAAGCTATCTCCCGGTAACCAGTGCATAATAGCTGTTGTACCATTGATCTAAATTACCGGAAAAGGTACAAAATTACTACGCCGCCCGCACATTTCCATAGCCGCTCATCCCGTTTTAACAAATCCAACCTTACAGTGCTAATTCCGGCTAAAGAACTGCATTACAATCACATAAGCCAGCGTCAGGATGTGGACAATATTGGCCACCGTGTTGTTCACAATAGACCAATAGGCATTTGCCACGAACAACGAAAGCGGCAAAATAGCCAGTATCCAGTAAGCCGGTGAAAAATGTACGTTGAACAGCGGCACCATCATCGCAACAAATACATATACCGCCAGCACACTCCAGATCTTACGACCCTGGATCAGCATCTTTTTGAGGGTACGCTGTAACAGCAGCCATCCTAGAATGAAGAAGAATATGCTCACTGCCATCGCTCCCCAAACCTTGTAGTGACCGATCATAGGCACCTCTATGCCTATCCGGGGAATACGGGCGAATAATGCCCACTGATCACTCAGGAACAGGTAAGTACTAAGCAGATATATCGGACAGATCAGTCCCAGCAGTGCAATAATCCATTCCGCCAGACGGAAAGGACGCATGATCAGGAGGCTGAGCCATAAGAGCAGACAGAAAATAGTAGCGGGGAAATAAAACAACCCACACACACCCAGCGCAAACCCAATATTGAATACCACGTCCCTGGCAGAGGTACGGGTGTACAACAGGGTAATATTGGAAATCACCCATAACATCACCAGGTTGACCAGCAAGCCCGGCGAAAATACGTTCCACCCTTCATACAGCGAGGTGAACAACATATATGCCATCGCCGGCAGATAGTTTGTCTTCGCAAACAGACGCTGGTGATTGACGATCTTGGTCAGCAGCAATGCCTGCAATAACAACAGCAGCACCGCCAGCGAAGTGAACAGAAAAGGGCTCTTGCCAAATACCATACTCATCCACCGGACAAGTAAATCATACAGCAACCCTTCATTTCCATCAGCCAGATAGGAAGATGGATGAATCAGGTAATAGAATTTTACCAGGATCGTATATATCAACAGCAACACTACAGTAAGTGGGTTGCCTGAGCGGAAAAACTTTACCACAATATGATTTCTCTTTTCAACTTTTGAAAGCGTTCCAAAGGTATTTTAAAGCAGGAGAAAATCAAAATATTATGAAAACCATACATAGTTATACCGTTTTCATTCATTTTCTTCCATATCAACGACTTAAACACCAACTTACTTAAGTAAGTATACAATCCAGCTACGCCTGGCTACCGGCTTCATTTGGTCAGGTACATGGGACGCCAGTCAGGTACACAGGCTACAACCGGTTCACCGACGATCCGTGGCGGATACTTTCCGCTGATACCGGATTAGTTTTCACTCGGTCAGGTATTATTCAGGTAAGCTTTCACCTCCGTTTCTCCTCCGTTTTAAAACGGAGGAGAAACGGAGGTGAAAGCTTACCTGAATAATACCAAATGAGTACCTGACTAGTCCCTGCATCACTTTACAGCTCACCAGCTGTGACCGTATCCTCTTCAGGTGTTACCACATCTATTTTATCAATCAGCAATCTGTCTCCCTGGATCACAAAATCGATCCGGAGGGTGTAAACGATCGTGACATCAATAGACGCCCCGTTTTCGGTCTCAGCATAATTACTGAAAATCGCTTCGCTGAAATTGGAAATATCCTCCTCGTACTCCTGACTCAGCAGGATGAAGTCGGCATCAAAGCCATACGGCGTTTCTGTGCGCATACTATCCTGGCGGATCTTCGCATCACAGAGATGGAAATAGGCATCTTTATCCTCAATATAGCCGTGGGTAAAAATGCCGGCGGCCGATAAGATCCGCAGATAGGCATTGGTACTATCAAAATTTACCCTGTATAATCCGGTGTCTTCCACGCCTGAATTGTCTACCAGCTGGATATTTACCAGTGAATCCACATGGTCAGTATACCAGTCAAAAAAGTCATGGACCCGTTCTTCCAGTACCTGCTGATTGAGTGCAGGACTGACAGTCCCCTTAAAATAAGCTTTTGCAGAAGGTGTGTCCTGCTGGCGGCAACTGGTCAGTCCGCTGATACTTATGATCAGGGCTGCCCAAAGCAGGTGGCATAGATTTCTTTTCATGCTGAATATGCGATATGGTATTATTTACCTGAAATACGCTTCCGGATGCGGCTCAATGATGGACCCTGAATACCCAGATAGGAGGCAATATGATACAAAGGCACACTATTAAAAATATCAGGATGTCTTTCCAGCAACTGCTGATAACGTTGTTCCGGTGTCTTAAACATCATGTCTTCTGTATGGTCCATGACCTCATTAAATGCCAGCTCGGCGATAAACCTGCCGAATCGCTCCCACTGATGAGATGATGCATATAGCCTGTTCAGGTCATCAATATGTATATACAGAATAGCGGAATCTACCAGTGATTCAGTATAATAGTTACAGGGCGTTTGCGTCAGAAAGCTTTTATAGGATGCCAGGAATTGCTTATCTGTAAAAAAAAGCAGGTTTTTCTCTTCCCCTGTTTCTGTACTGGCATGATACGTCCTGAATACACCATTGATAATAAATCCGAGGTGTTTACATACATTTTTATACTCATTATAGAATTCGCCCTTTCTATACGTCCTTAGTTGCCAGTAAGGCAAAGACTTTGTGAACTCTTTTGCATCCATTGATGCAAAAACAGTCAGTGTCTTTTCCAGCAATTCCAGTTCTGTCATTACTTTTTCTTTTTATCCTGTCCTTGATAATCTCCTGTGATGATCGATCCGGCGAATGGCCATGCTCACCCTGGAAAAATCTCTTTCAAGGATATTTTTCATCGGATTATCCTTAAACCCCTTGATAAATTGATCGCTCAAAGTTAATTCATTATTGCGCCGGTATGCTGTATAGTAAGGGATAGCATGGTAAAATCAGCGGACCTTATTCTGTACAGTGTTTCCACTGACATATTTGTTATTGCGGACAATAAAACGGTAAGGCAGCAGGGCATCATCGCCTGCATAGTCCACCCCTATCCTGGGCGTGGCAATAATGTCTTCAGGTACCGGCACAAAGCCGTCAGACGCTACATAAAAATCTTCTCTCAGCAACGACTCACCAGTATGTGCCAACGTTATACCCAATGCTTTTGACACATTGCCCGGTCCTCTGGTTAATGTAAAATCAGCTATTTTCTTCCGGGTACGGCGTAACATCACAGGTACGCCTGTAATAGGTTCGGCTCCCCGGATCAGGATGGCATGTGGGATATCTATCTTATTGGTAACAATGTTAAATAACTGATGGATACCATAGCATAGGTATACATAGGCCGTACCGGCCTCCCGGTACATAATTTCCGTTCTTGCCGTACGCCTGCCTCCGTATGAATGGGAGGCCCTGTCGGTCACGCCGGCATAGGCTTCTGTTTCCACTATACGGGCAGTCGTCAGCTCTCCGTCAAAGCTGGTCACGATGATCTTTCCCAGCAATTCACGGGCAATAGTCAATACATCCGGACGGTCATAAAAACCAGATGTCAGTTTCTGATAAGCAGTGGTATGCAAATTCGATCTGTCTGTTTCCTTTAAACAACTCTCAGACGGGGGGTAAGTAGCGTGTAGATCTGACCCAATACCGGTACGAAAGTTCCGAAATCAAAATCTTCTCTGAAAGAATCAGTGTCTGATGACCAGAGGAAGAGATCTGCACAGATATCCATATACTCTTTTACAATAGGCGTATCCAGCAGGGACAACAATGCAGCATCCTGCTGCTGCTCAGCATAGTCAGTCACTATACCCAGCGCACCATAGATCTCATACAGTAATGGATCATCGTCTGCTTCCAGCTGTTCCGACATCAGAGACGAAAAGTCCACCCCTGTATAGGCTGTATCTGTTTCGTTGATATCTTTTCCCCATGCCTGCAGATTAGCCGTATCAAAAGTGATCACACCTTCAGCAATTCCCTTGCGGAGAGAAGGCAGATCCGGATACAGGCAGATGTTACCTGCCCCATCTGTCAGCAGTCTTAATGTTTCATCTTCGGACCCCTCCGATCCGGAAACAGTATAATAAGTCTCATCGTTATAGACAACCTGCAATAAATACTTCTTGTATTTCTCTGAGGCTACATCATAAAATTCTTCCATATGAACGCTAATTATTCTTCTAAAGTACTAAAGTAAAACAACCGCCCCATATATCATGAGGCGGTTCTTTTCATTCTTTCAGGATATTTTATTTCATACCATACAAACCATTGAACAGGAGCTTAAAAGCGCCATGTGGCTGTGCACGAAAAGTTATTTCCGGGCCAAAAGCATATAGCATCCCCTTTCCTACCGGCGCCTCAAAGGCCGCTACACCATCCTTCAGATAAGACTGTCCCCACGCCCACCTACTGCGTAAAGGCTTATCGGTCGTGAACCAGGCCCGGGCATGCACCCTTTTTCCGCAGCATTGCTGTCCAGCCTGCATACCGGACTATTATCAAAATTCACGTCTCCTGCCGCCGGCATTCCCCAGGCCGCCTGCCTCGTACTGTCAAACACTACCTGCAGGATACTACCCGGTACAAAGTATTTTGTTCCCGGTAATGGCTGCTCCCTACCATCTTTACCTTTCTTGGCCAGCGCCTTATGCACTGGTAGCCCAGTCTGTTACCTAACATCGCCTCGTATTTAAAGGATGGACCCTGTCTATGCTTCACCTCTTCTTTTGCAGTCAGCAATGTAGCAGGATCATTGAAGAGATCATAAGCAGTCAGGGCCAGGCAACGGTTTCCATTCTCCTTTTTTATTCTTCTTTACCAATGCATTTTCCACTGGCAGTTTCAGATGATACGCCAGATTGGTACTACTGCCGATTGAAGAGAAAATAATCATTTACGGCCACAGCGCCAAGCGATACATTATTCATCCCGGCCAGTTGCGTAGCTGTAAAGGAATATGTTTTTGGAAAGGCCGTTACAGTCTATATGATTTGTCTTTCGTTCCTACAGTACCCGGCAGCGGAAACTGTGCGATATTGTATACTGATTACCGGGAGATGAGATCACAAGCGGGTAAGCCGGCACACTCGATTCCGCTTTATTATAGCTCTTATACACTTCTATAGATGTAACAGTAGCTTTATCAAAACCAGTTCAGTCCAGTGTAAAAAAGGGAGATCTCTTTGTTGAGGATGTGTTGCGTACAGGCAGTCTGTATATCCTGAAACAATGTCATTACATTACTTAAGGAAGTGACAATGACAGATTTGTTGATAAAAGCATTTGTCTTTGCATGTATACGCATAGGACTTTTAATTGTATTACCGCAAAAGAAACGGGAGGTAACGACCTGTTACCTCCCGTTAATTAGTTATCAGTATACCGATGCTTTAGAAATCGATCTTGGCAAAACAGATATAGTTTCTGTTGATGCAGGGGATCAAGACAGAACGTGCACTGATCTGTTTACCATAGCGTGGCATCCAGGTGAAGCGGCCGTCCAGGTTGCGCAGGGTAGGCTTACGGCTGCTTTTTCCATCAGGCGCTACACTGTTGTCGGTGAGCATAAAGCTACGTCTGTCCAGTTCATTATACAGGAAGCGGAGTTCGCTACCTATATTGACCATCATATAGGAAAGATACAGGTCAGAACCGTCATCGTACTGGCTTTTATGTACAAAGTTGCTCCACAGCAGATTACCTTCCGGGTCCATGGATAATACAGCTACGTTATCGTAGTGATAACGGTCCTGTGAGTTATAGTTATTATACCATGGGTTATAATAGAAAGGAGAATACGGTGAATAGTAATACGGCGTATACATACCATAAGGACCGTACATATAATTCCAGCGGTTCCATGGCTGTGTACGGGAGGTTGTGTAATAAGACTCTGCTGTTACCAGGAAGCCACCATCTTTGGTATTAATGATCTTACGGATAAAGTAGTCATTAAATGCCGCGTTAGTAGAGGATTCGCCTTTCGCATTCGCTTTCAGCTCAGGCGTAAAGGCGACTTCTTTTTCGAAAAGTGGCTGGCGGTTAACGTAGTTGTATTTAGAGACATACAATCCTTCTACATTGCCCCTTTTCTGTTTATAGTAGAAAGCGGTTATCAGGACATTTTTGTTGTTGTTGTCCACTTTCATCTTCACCTCGTCGAGCAGCTGGGTTTTGATCTGCATAGGTACCGTTTCGAAGGAATCGACAACAGCACGTTTGATGATCAGGCTACCACTGATGATATAGTCCCGGTTACTGGTACGTTCCAGTTTATTAAAGAGCAGATCGCCTTCATTCGTCAGATTAAAGTTGCTGAGGAATGACTTCTTCGTCTCCATTGGCAGGGAAACGCGGCTGTTGTTGATCAACTGGAAGGCGCTGTCATACAGGAAAGTGTAGAATACATTATCATTTTCCTTATCCTGGTTGATCTTGTAGACCATGATACGGTTTTTATCTTCCGAATATTCAACAGAATACACTTTATTATCCTTTGTATAATAGCCGATACGGGTAGAGTCCACCATGATAGGGGCGCCGGTAAAATTGGCCGTGCCATCCATCGTAGCGCAGAAGCTGTATACGGCGTTCTTATTCTGGAACTGGTATATCATGAAGACTTTATCTGGGTAATTGATAAAGTCCACGCTGATCAGCTTTTTGGGCAGGAAGTCCAGTTCCACCCTGTTCTTCAGTTGCATGGCATTATCGTAGATAGATATGGCATAGCTACCTCTGTCACTTTTATATACCATGATATTGCCGGATACCTTCCCGATGATCTCGAATTCCGTGCTTTTGTAATCGTCCCTTTCCAGGTCTGTATAGGTGATCTTCTGAGCCATGACAGCCCCACTCCATAAAACCAGTAAAGCATAGAGATATAGAATGCGCATTATGTATGTTATTTAAAAGGTTGCAAGTTCAGGTTATTGATTTAACGGTAAAAAGCTATGATTCATTGTGAAACACCAGCGGGAAAACGTGGAGCATTCTGAATGCTCACACTAAAATACGTATTTAGGGCGTACGAATAAGCGGGACTGCGGCAATTCATCACCTTCAATTCGTAATTTCTAGCCCTGAATGATGTAATTTTACGATTATGGATACGGTCTTAATTACCGGCGGCACGGGTCTCGTGGGCCGGGCACTTACGAAACTGCTTACAGAGGTGGGTTACAGGGTAATTATTCTCAGCCGCAAAAGCGGACAGGATAGTAGTAATGAGCTGGTCAGCTATGCTCATTGGGACGTGAACAGGCAGGAAATTGATGAAGCAGCTATACAACAGGCCGACTACATTGTTCACCTGGCAGGCGCCAATGTAGCCGATAAACGCTGGACGGCTGCCCGTAAAAAAGAGATTGCCAACAGTAGGACCCACAGCGCCGCCCTGCTTTACAAAGCCCTGGAAAAGCATCCTAATAAAGTTAAAAAAATCATCAGCTCTTCAGGAGGTGGCTATTATGGCGCTTATAAGAGTGGCCATGCCTTTACGGAAGCCGACCCACCATCAGACGACTTTCTCGGAGTTACCTGTGTGGCCTGGGAGAATGCTGTGCTGAAGATGCGGGAGCTCAATAAAAAGGTAGTGATCCTGCGGACGGGTATTGCACTCAGTCTGGAGGGAGGGGCGTTAAAAGAATTTTATAAACCGTTACAGTTCGGGTTTGCCACCATTCTTGGTAACGGGGAACAATATATCAGCTGGATACATATACATGATCTGGCGCGTATTTACCTGAGTGCCATTGTTAACCATGACCTCGAAGGTATTTACAATGCCGTAGCACCCCATCCTGTGCAGCATAAGGAGCTGGTAATGACCATGGCGCAGGAAGCGAAGGGTAAGAGCTTCATTCCCGTACATGTGCCTTCATTTGCCCTTAAACTGGCCTTAGGCGAAATGAGTGTAGAGGTACTGAAAAGCTGCCGGATGTCGTCCGCGAAGATCCAGGAAACAGGGTTTGTCTTCTCTTATCCGGATATACGTAGTGCGATGGAGAAGATCTTCCAGGAAAAGGAAAATCAGCGGGGGAATAGGAATTAACCTTCCAGGATCTTTTTCATTGCCTCTGCTTTTAAGAGGCATTCTTCCCATTCTTTTACAGGGTCTGCATAGTAAGTGATCGCCGAGCCGGTGGTGAAGGAAAGGTATTTCCGGGCGGCATTGTACAGCATACTGCGGATCACAACGTTAAAATCAAAGTCTCCGTCAGGCGTTATATATCCCAATGCACCGGAGAACAATCCCCTGCGGGATCGCTCATATTGCTCTATCAGTTGCAGCACACTCAGTTTAGGTGCACCAGTCATGGACCCCATCGGATAGGCCTGACTGATCACTTTTGTAAAAGGTACACCGGGGGCCGGGATAGCCTTTACCGTAGAGATCATATGGTGTACCTGCGCGAAAGAATAAATACCAAACAATTCAGTTACCTCCACACTACCGCGCGTCGCCGTATGGGAGAGATCATTCCTTACCAGGTCTACGACCATTACATTTTCGGCTCTTTCTTTTTTGTTCTGTTGTAGCTCGATCCGGCGTTCTTCGTCAGCGACCGGATCATCTGCTCTCCTGATAGTGCCTTTGATAGGCTGTGAGATCACTACCTCTCCATGTTTCTGCATAAAGCGTTCCGGACTGGAACAGGCCATATAGAGATCATTGGTACGGTAATAGGCGGCAAACGGTGAAGGGGATACGCTGTTCAGCCGCTGGAAAAGTGAGAGCGGATCCAGGATAATATCTTCGATAAAGTTCTCCCGGCAGAAATTCACTTCATAGCAGTCACCACGGTGTATATGATCCTGCAAGCCTTTTACTGCATCTATATACTGTTGTTTATCAAGAGGTGACTGAATAGTACCTTTCTGTGTATGCTGTAAGTCGTGCGGCGACATAGCAGCGCATTGTGCAAAAATATCCCTGGCAGCGTTTTCGTCCATTTCCCAGCCGCCTATCCGTACTTCATAGGTGCTAAGCAGCAGGATGATACGCGGGCGGAAAAAGAAAAGATCAGGAAAGCCTATACCGTCTTTATTATGGGAAGAGAGGCCGGG
The DNA window shown above is from Chitinophaga agri and carries:
- the purQ gene encoding phosphoribosylformylglycinamidine synthase subunit PurQ is translated as MKFGVVTFPGSNCDHDVIDALRNDLGQEVIELWHKDEDLSQFSTEDCIVLPGGFSYGDYLRTGAIARFSPMMRSVIEFAGKGGRVIGVCNGFQILCEAGLLPGALLQNGHQQFVCKNVYLKSENTSASLTKDVAGRALMIPVAHGEGRYYADEATLESLFANNQVLFRYCDEFGNIVEDANPNGAARNIAGICNKQRNVFGLMPHPERATNAVLGNTDGQLIFQSLINNN
- a CDS encoding Crp/Fnr family transcriptional regulator, which translates into the protein MTELELLEKTLTVFASMDAKEFTKSLPYWQLRTYRKGEFYNEYKNVCKHLGFIINGVFRTYHASTETGEEKNLLFFTDKQFLASYKSFLTQTPCNYYTESLVDSAILYIHIDDLNRLYASSHQWERFGRFIAELAFNEVMDHTEDMMFKTPEQRYQQLLERHPDIFNSVPLYHIASYLGIQGPSLSRIRKRISGK
- a CDS encoding DNA-3-methyladenine glycosylase, which encodes MHTTAYQKLTSGFYDRPDVLTIARELLGKIIVTSFDGELTTARIVETEAYAGVTDRASHSYGGRRTARTEIMYREAGTAYVYLCYGIHQLFNIVTNKIDIPHAILIRGAEPITGVPVMLRRTRKKIADFTLTRGPGNVSKALGITLAHTGESLLREDFYVASDGFVPVPEDIIATPRIGVDYAGDDALLPYRFIVRNNKYVSGNTVQNKVR
- a CDS encoding TIGR01777 family oxidoreductase; its protein translation is MDTVLITGGTGLVGRALTKLLTEVGYRVIILSRKSGQDSSNELVSYAHWDVNRQEIDEAAIQQADYIVHLAGANVADKRWTAARKKEIANSRTHSAALLYKALEKHPNKVKKIISSSGGGYYGAYKSGHAFTEADPPSDDFLGVTCVAWENAVLKMRELNKKVVILRTGIALSLEGGALKEFYKPLQFGFATILGNGEQYISWIHIHDLARIYLSAIVNHDLEGIYNAVAPHPVQHKELVMTMAQEAKGKSFIPVHVPSFALKLALGEMSVEVLKSCRMSSAKIQETGFVFSYPDIRSAMEKIFQEKENQRGNRN
- a CDS encoding anthranilate synthase component I family protein, which produces MLNWSSQFGICCFLDNNNYASIYHQNEAILAADALDSLSCQAGNAFSSLLQYHQTHKDWLFGHLAYDLKNETFPGLSSHNKDGIGFPDLFFFRPRIILLLSTYEVRIGGWEMDENAARDIFAQCAAMSPHDLQHTQKGTIQSPLDKQQYIDAVKGLQDHIHRGDCYEVNFCRENFIEDIILDPLSLFQRLNSVSPSPFAAYYRTNDLYMACSSPERFMQKHGEVVISQPIKGTIRRADDPVADEERRIELQQNKKERAENVMVVDLVRNDLSHTATRGSVEVTELFGIYSFAQVHHMISTVKAIPAPGVPFTKVISQAYPMGSMTGAPKLSVLQLIEQYERSRRGLFSGALGYITPDGDFDFNVVIRSMLYNAARKYLSFTTGSAITYYADPVKEWEECLLKAEAMKKILEG